A single window of Nicotiana sylvestris chromosome 3, ASM39365v2, whole genome shotgun sequence DNA harbors:
- the LOC104220662 gene encoding uncharacterized protein, with protein sequence MGLEKYFSWLILLSWVFLVLSFRVNCSEVSLKLLRTPRAFSNRNFAKFAFQVLVSGNGDICADCSTYCKLDDHIPSVCASGEILYTRLLDGNHTFEVCTNGSHGAGCSRYNWTVDTIPPTAYITAPTSFTNASNVSVNISFSEPCWTQGGFGCSSTNSCNLLVYGPGQVVPNTLNVIEPDLKFSVVVSLSTRDQYGRVVVVMDKNFCSDSAGNKFKRTENSRIFMHFDRRSVSVDIRTQIPERLLQIDRETRTVLATNRTENMKVYLYFTEPIVNSSTEILNSLNISQGLVTPISGNSLGERRFGFQIKGISQMAIVTLSLRSSLLLSRQGTSVAPVTPVTFLYDMQRPAVSLSTTSRMRTCEEQIPVWIKFVKPVFGFNSSHVSITGGHLQSFQEMSRSIYIVNIQAREDFVSVSIPENVTGDVAGNRNLQSNVLQLLHYTVPSISQVLSIFATAAFVVTSFAAGLLTVSTASLQSVGAYSRPSSFMTSDPARNLFRIACHIQVFALTRWLPVTLPVEYYEFARGLQWSVPYMRLPWETGSTFPFMMGPSSPTNSHSYGSKIHDFGKKTDKYNVDKASGLYGLPLSPMEYRSIFESQNLLPEAQYILDPQYSSGWRDFNRSMFWLAVIGGSLILLHVLLLFILKLRKDTGKKWSYGALVFPRFEIFLLILAIPCICKVSVNIVKGGSTAGIVVGILLLSLVSFLLLALLLFLSIGITLGKLLQYKEVHQVGQTFHWYQELIRVTLGPGKRGQWTWKKSRDSKYLIMFGPLFEDLRGPPKYMLSQITGGNPSKHNDKVIATDDETEDAEAPFIQKLFGILRIYFTFLEFVKRVCLGIVAGTYLKNWSSKTPIVVLLSITSFQLFFMVLKKPFIKKKVQLVEIISVACEVGIFAACIVLLERDSSRKETEIGIAMLALFFIAFLVQLLNEWYALYRQTKRLGPDDNSFCSGLKAASIGFLLFFIPQRLIRKLESGSALLDHRLKETGDVTSSGDRNRSSGSRSSGDKAWMRRIRELAKSSFSKDSKATPSDPSTSTVRWSGLWNTKRSGSSSMDASADFKSKPRRLHNDLEAIFASKS encoded by the exons ATGGGTCTAGAAAAATATTTCAGCTGGTTGATTTTGCTTTCTTGGGTTTTCCTGGTTCTGAGTTTCAGAGTAAACTGCTCAGAGGTTTCTTTGAAGTTATTGAGGACACCTCGCGCATTTTCAAACCGGAATTTTGCTAAATTTGCTTTTCAAGTTTTGGTGAGTGGCAATGGTGACATTTGTGCGGACTGCTCCACTTATTGCAAG CTGGATGATCACATCCCTTCAGTTTGTGCAAGTGgagaaattttgtacacacggtTGTTAGACGGAAATCATACTTTTGAAGTTTGCACCAATGGATCTCATGGAGCTGGATGCTCTCGTTATAACTGGACTGTTG ACACTATTCCTCCTACAGCCTACATTACCGCACCAACATCTTTTACAAATGCTTCAAATGTTTCAGTGAACATATCTTTCAGCGAGCCATGTTGGACCCAAGGTGGTTTTGGATGCTCTTCCACGAATTCCTGCAAT CTTCTTGTTTATGGCCCTGGACAGGTCGTACCAAACACACTCAATGTTATTGAGCCAGATCTTAAATTTTCTGTTGTCGTGAGTCTGTCTACACGTGATCAGTATGGAAGAGTGGTCGTGGTAATGGATAAAAACTTCTGTTCAGACTCTGCTGGAAACAAATTTAAAAGGACAGAAAATTCAAGAATATTTATGCATTTTG ATAGAAGGTCAGTGTCCGTTGACATAAGGACTCAAATACCTGAAAGGCTACTACAGATTGACAGAGAAACGAGAACAGTGCTAGCTACAAATAGAACTGAGAACATGAAGGTGTATTTGTACTTTACAGAACCTATTGTCAATTCATCTACTGAAATTTTGAATTCTCTGAACATAAGTCAGGGGTTGGTTACTCCCATTAGTGGAAATAGTTTGGGAGAACGTAGATTTGGCTTTCAG ATTAAAGGCATATCACAGATGGCCATAGTCACATTGAGCCTAAGATCAAGCTTATTATTGAGCAGACAGGGAACCTCCGTAGCTCCAGTAACTCCAGTTACTTTTCTATACG ATATGCAACGGCCTGCTGTCAGCTTGAGCACAACATCTAGGATGAGAACTTGTGAAGAGCAAATTCCTGTATGGATAAAGTTCGTTAAGCCTGTATTTGGATTTAATTCTTCACATGTGTCCATCACTGGAGGACATTTGCAGAG CTTTCAAGAAATGAGTAGAAGCATTTACATTGTCAATATACAAGCGAGGGAAGATTTTGTTTCTGTGAGCATCCCGGAAAATGTAACCGGTGATGTTGCTGGAAACAGAAACCTACAATCTAATGTTCTCCAGCTCCTGCACT ATACTGTACCATCAATATCTCAAGTGCTTTCCATCTTTGCAACTGCTGCTTTCGTGGTAACATCTTTTGCAGCAGGGCTCCTCACTGTGTCAACTGCGAGCCTCCAATCTGTTGGTGCATACTCAAGACCAAGCTCTTTTATGACATCTGATCCTGCTAGAAATCTTTTT AGAATAGCTTGTCACATTCAGGTATTTGCATTGACGAGATGGTTGCCAGTTACATTGCCAGTTGAATACTACGAATTTGCTAGAGGCCTGCAATGGAGTGTTCCCTACATGAGGCTCCCATGGGAAACTGGAAGCACGTTTCCATTCATGATGGGACCGAGTTCCCCGACAAACTCACATTCATACGGCTCTAAAATTCATGATTTTGGAAAGAAAACAGACAAATACAATGTGGACAAAGCTTCAGGATTATATGGGCTGCCACTTAGTCCTATGGAATATAGGTCAATCTTCGAG AGCCAGAATCTTCTTCCGGAAGCTCAGTATATCCTGGATCCACAATATTCAAGTGG GTGGAGAGATTTTAACAGAAGCATGTTTTGGTTAGCCGTTATTGGAGGCAGCTTGATATTGCTTCATGTTTTGCTCCTTTTTATTTTAAAGCTGAGAAAGGACACAGGAAAAAAGTGGAGCTATGGAGCTTTGGTCTTTCCAAGATTTGAGATCTTCCTTTTAATTCTGGCTATACCTTGCATTTGCAAAGTCTCAGTAAATATAGTTAAAG GAGGATCAACTGCAGGAATTGTTGTTGGCATTTTACTTTTAAGTTTAGTATCATTTCTACTGCTAGCATTGCTGTTGTTCCTTTCTATTGGAATCACGTTAGGGAAGCTTCTTCAGTATAAGGAGGTACACCAAGTTGGGCAGACATTCCATTGGTATCAAGAATTAATCCGAGTTACCCTAGGTCCTGGTAAAAGAGGTCAGTGGACATGGAAAAAATCACGCGATTCTAAATATTTAATCATGTTTGGCCCCCTGTTTGAGGACCTAAGGGGTCCACCAAAGTATATGCTCTCTCAGATTACAGGAGGAAATCCTAGCAAGCATAATGACAAAGTCATTGCAACAGACGATGAGACGGAAGATGCAGAAGCACCTTTTATCCAGAAGTTGTTTGGTATTCTAAGAATATACTTCACATTTCTTGAATTTGTGAAGCGAGTTTGTCTTGGAATTGTGGCTGGTACGTATTTGAAGAACTGGTCTTCAAAAACTCCGATAGTTGTCCTGCTTAGCATCACTTCTTTCCAGCTATTCTTTATGGTTCTGAAGAAGCCTTTCATTAAAAAGAAGGTTCAGCTTGTTGAGATCATCTCAGTTGCTTGTGAAGTAGGTATTTTCGCTGCTTGCATTGTTCTCTTAGAAAGAGATTCATCAAGAAAGGAAACCGAAATTGGAATCGCCATGCTTGCACTTTTCTTCATAGCATTTTTGGTCCAGCTGCTAAATGAATGGTATGCATTATACAGACAGACAAAGCGACTCGGTCCTGATGACAATTCTTTCTGCTCTGGTCTGAAAGCAGCATCAATTGGATTCCTTTTGTTTTTCATTCCTCAAAGATTGATCAGAAAGCTCGAAAGTGGGTCTGCGTTGTTAGACCACAGACTAAAGGAAACTGGGGATGTTACTTCTTCTGGTGACAGGAATAGGAGTTCTGGTAGTAGGAGCTCAGGTGATAAAGCATGGATGCGGCGAATAAGAGAACTAGCAAAGTCCAGCTTTAGTAAAGACAGTAAGGCAACGCCAAGTGATCCCTCAACAAGTACTGTTAGATGGAGCGGATTGTGGAATACAAAGAGAAGTGGGAGCTCATCTATGGATGCATCAGCAGACTTCAAGTCAAAACCAAGAAGATTGCACAATGATTTAGAAGCTATTTTTGCTTCCAAGTCATAA